DNA sequence from the Actinacidiphila yeochonensis CN732 genome:
TGGCGGACCTGGGCCCGCGGCAGCGCGTCGAAGAGGAACCAGCCGCCGGGGAAGCGCTCGGCGCAGGCGGCGATCAGCTCCTTGGCCCGGGCCTCGGGCAGGTACATCAGCAGGCCCTGTGCGGTGATCAGGACCCCCTTGGCCAGGTCGGCGGGGTCGATCGCGTCCGCCCACCTCAGGTCGAGCGCCGAGCGGGCCAGGGTACGGCGGCGCGGCGGGTCCTGGGGCAGCAGCCTCTCGCGGAGGGCGACGGTCTCGGGCAGCTCGACGGTCAACCAGCGCACCCGTCCGTCGTCCACCCGCCAGAACTGCGTCTCCAGCCCCTCCCCGAGGGCGACCACGGTGCCGCCGGGGTGCTCGGCGAGGAAGCGGCGGACCTCGTCGTCGAAGGTGCGCACGCGGAGCGCGTGCCACTGCGACATGGTCGTGCCGCCGAACCTCGCGAAGGGGTAGTCGATCCGGTCGACGAGGTCGACCGCCAGCGGGTCGTCGAGCAGCCGGTTGCCCGGCGGGCGACGGGCCTCGGCGGCGCGGTTGTACAGGTTCCACAGCAGCGTCTCGGGGACGCCCTCCAGGTCGACGGTGATCCGGTCCGCAGCACCTTCTGTCATAGCGCCACCCTGCCACCCCGTGGCCCGGCCGCCCGTCCGGCCGCCCCTTCCGGCAGGACCGTATCCGCCCGATCGGCTGTGCCGGACCGGTTGACGCCACCGGTGCGGGGTGCCCAGCGGCCGCCGGAGAGCACACCCGCCAGCGCTCCCCGATGCCACACCCCTGTCGGCCCCCACCTCCTCGCAGGCCGCCCCGTTGGCCCCGGGGCCGAGGCAGGGACCGGAAGGGGGCGAGGCCGAGGCCGAGGCCAGCACCAGGTGCCAGGTGCCAGGTGCCGGCAGCTTCGGCTCTGCTGAGGAGCCGGGAGGAGGAGGCGGGCTCACCACGGAGACGAACGGGCCGGCAGGCCACGTACGAAGGTATGCGGTGGCCACCGGCCGGGTATGCCGCATCGGCACACCCGGAAGACGAGGAACACCCACCACCACGAGGAGAGGCATCCACATGCCGCGGATTCCCGTCCACACCGTCGACACCGCGCCCGCAGCCAGCGGGGAGACCCTGCGGCTCCTGGAGAAGCGGTTCGGAAGGGTACTCAACATCCATGGGGGGATGGCCCATTCACCCGTGGTCCTGGAGACCTACGCAGCGATCAACGCGGCCATAGCCGAGCACGGCACCTTCGACGGCCGCACCCGCGAGGCGATCGCCCTGGCCGTCGGCGCGGTCGACGCGTGCGCGTACTGCCAGTCGGCGCACACCGTGTCGGCGAAGGCGGCGGGCCTCAGCGAGGAGGAGACCGTGGCGATCCGCCGCGGCGACGCGGGAGACGACCCGAAGCTGGACGCCCTGCTCCAGGTCGCGCGGGAGGTCGCCGGCGACATCGGTGAGGTCTCCGACGCGGTCTGGGACAAGGCCCTGGCCGAGGGCTGGACGGACACCGAGCTGACGGAGGTGTTCGCCCACGTGGCGGCGAACCTCTACACCAACTACTTCAACCACTACGCCCGTACCGACCTCGACGTCCCGGCCGCCCCCGCCCTGGACGCCTGACCGTCCGCGACCGCGCAGTCCGGGCCGCCCCCGGACTGCGCGCCGACCGCCGGCCCCCGACAGCGCCGACCGCGCCGCACCGCGCCGCCTCGCGCACCCCCACACTCCGCCCGGGGTTCCGGCGTCGGCTCGGATCGGGCGCCGTTTCGGCCGGAACAGGCGGAAACCACCCCGCCCCGCCGCCGTTCTGAGAGATCAACAGTCCGTTTCCGGGGGCAACTTGGCGCCCCGTCAGTATTCTGATGCCCGGTACGAGACCGCAGGGCCCGGCACCCATCGT
Encoded proteins:
- a CDS encoding class I SAM-dependent methyltransferase; translated protein: MTEGAADRITVDLEGVPETLLWNLYNRAAEARRPPGNRLLDDPLAVDLVDRIDYPFARFGGTTMSQWHALRVRTFDDEVRRFLAEHPGGTVVALGEGLETQFWRVDDGRVRWLTVELPETVALRERLLPQDPPRRRTLARSALDLRWADAIDPADLAKGVLITAQGLLMYLPEARAKELIAACAERFPGGWFLFDALPRAQVRQNQAGKYDREGGYRAPRWEWGMDVGEYRKVAAASPRITSVRSLPLPRGRGLFAVAPFSHRLPVVRSMRMSIISVRFGRADHGGPGVDA
- a CDS encoding carboxymuconolactone decarboxylase family protein — protein: MPRIPVHTVDTAPAASGETLRLLEKRFGRVLNIHGGMAHSPVVLETYAAINAAIAEHGTFDGRTREAIALAVGAVDACAYCQSAHTVSAKAAGLSEEETVAIRRGDAGDDPKLDALLQVAREVAGDIGEVSDAVWDKALAEGWTDTELTEVFAHVAANLYTNYFNHYARTDLDVPAAPALDA